The Crocinitomicaceae bacterium genome includes a region encoding these proteins:
- a CDS encoding DNA starvation/stationary phase protection protein, which produces MSKKDKNKNNVNEQLNNYLSDLQLMYSNLRGFHWNIRGARFFELHTLLEQWYNDVNLKIDEIAERIQSLGGTPAHSLRFYLEHAGIKEAKNTTDAEKILEQLIDGYTHLLNTERNLLKLSADFDDEATNSLMSEYISQHEKLLWMLNAARKQ; this is translated from the coding sequence ATGTCAAAAAAAGATAAAAATAAAAACAACGTAAACGAGCAATTGAATAATTACTTGTCTGACCTTCAACTTATGTATTCAAATTTGCGTGGGTTTCATTGGAATATTCGAGGGGCAAGATTTTTTGAATTACACACCTTGCTTGAGCAATGGTACAATGATGTAAATTTAAAAATTGATGAAATAGCAGAACGCATTCAATCTCTTGGCGGAACGCCGGCTCACAGTCTGAGATTTTACCTTGAACATGCAGGTATTAAAGAAGCCAAAAACACAACGGATGCTGAAAAAATTCTGGAACAACTCATTGATGGATACACGCATTTACTGAACACAGAAAGAAATTTATTAAAACTATCTGCTGACTTTGACGATGAAGCAACCAATAGTTTGATGAGTGAGTATATCAGCCAGCATGAAAAGCTGCTTTGGATGTTGAATGCCGCACGAAAACAATAA
- a CDS encoding LysR family transcriptional regulator yields the protein MISLIQLEYIVALDTYKSFSLAADKCFVTQPTLSMQIKKMETDLGIIIFDRTKQPIVVTDIGRMIVEQARQVISESKKIEELIQWSKNSLTGDLKIGVIPSIAPYLLPMFLGDFARKYPGIKISVREMLTSEICDELKSETIDVGILATPLEIPGFNETPLYYEELKMYCNKQHELAKFSEIKLSQIKPENLWLLSQGHCFRNQVINLCKLKDDKITLPFRYESATIETLIKFVDREGGITLIPELACNDLSESRKKNAKTIKDINPVREVSLVTNRVFVKQRILKALEDGILEIIPAEMKDRKRGEIVEWK from the coding sequence ATGATCAGCTTAATACAATTAGAATATATCGTTGCACTAGATACGTACAAATCGTTTTCACTGGCAGCCGATAAATGTTTTGTGACTCAGCCAACTTTGAGTATGCAAATCAAAAAAATGGAAACTGATTTAGGCATTATCATTTTTGATCGCACCAAACAACCCATTGTGGTTACAGATATTGGCCGCATGATTGTTGAACAGGCCAGGCAAGTTATTTCTGAATCAAAAAAAATTGAAGAATTAATTCAGTGGAGTAAAAACAGTTTAACCGGTGATTTAAAAATTGGTGTGATACCATCAATTGCTCCGTATCTTTTGCCCATGTTTCTGGGCGACTTTGCTCGGAAATATCCTGGTATAAAAATTTCAGTGCGTGAAATGCTTACCAGTGAAATTTGTGACGAATTAAAATCAGAAACCATAGATGTTGGAATATTGGCTACCCCATTAGAAATTCCTGGTTTCAATGAGACTCCGCTATACTATGAAGAACTAAAAATGTATTGCAACAAGCAGCATGAGTTAGCAAAATTTTCAGAAATAAAATTGAGCCAAATTAAACCTGAAAATCTGTGGTTATTAAGTCAGGGACATTGCTTTAGAAATCAGGTGATCAATTTATGCAAGTTAAAAGATGATAAAATTACCCTGCCCTTTAGATACGAAAGCGCCACCATTGAAACACTGATAAAATTTGTTGACCGTGAAGGCGGAATCACCCTAATACCTGAGTTGGCTTGCAATGATTTGTCTGAGTCAAGAAAGAAAAATGCAAAAACAATCAAAGACATCAATCCGGTGCGTGAAGTAAGTTTGGTGACAAATCGTGTTTTTGTAAAACAGCGTATTCTCAAAGCATTAGAAGATGGAATTCTAGAAATTATTCCTGCCGAAATGAAAGACAGAAAACGAGGTGAAATTGTTGAGTGGAAATAA